A DNA window from Zingiber officinale cultivar Zhangliang chromosome 3A, Zo_v1.1, whole genome shotgun sequence contains the following coding sequences:
- the LOC122052975 gene encoding ADP,ATP carrier protein 1, mitochondrial-like translates to MADQVNHPTVIQKYAGQLHLKSSFLQDPKAQRCSLYNPALYERHFTTVNYLNGGFQKPFMQVGSCNYDASPVLSVHPVYAQAPAEKGFKNFAIDFLMGGVSAAVSKTAAAPIERVKLLIQNQDEMIKAGRLSEPYKGISDCFGRTIREEGALSLWRGNTANVIRYFPTQALNFAFKDYFKRMFNFKKDKDGYWKWFAGNLASGGAAGACSLFFVYSLDYARTRLANDAKAAKKGGGGARQFNGLIDVYRKTLQSDGIAGLYRGFNISCVGIIVYRGLYFGMYDSLKPVLLTGKLQDSFFASFALGWLITNGAGLASYPIDTVRRRMMMTSGEAVKYKSSFDAFSQILKNEGARSLFKGAGANILRAVAGAGVLAGYDKLQLIVFGKKYGSGGA, encoded by the exons ATGGCTGATCAGGTCAATCACCCAACTGTAATTCAGAAATATGCTGGTCAACTCCATCTCAAGTCCAGCTTTTTGCAAGATCCTAAAGCTCAGAGATGCAGTTTGTATAATCCTGCTCTGTATGAGAGGCACTTCACGACTGTAAACTACCTAAATGGAGGTTTTCAGAAACCATTCATGCAGGTGGGCAGTTGTAACTATGATGCCTCCCCTGTGCTCTCTGTGCATCCTGTTTATGCTCAGGCTCCTGCTGAGAAAGGCTTTAAAAATTTTGCTATTGATTTCCTCATGGGAGGAGTTTCTGCTGCCGTCTCCAAGACAGCTGCCGCTCCCATTGAACGTGTGAAGCTGCTGATCCAAAATCAGGATGAGATGATCAAGGCTGGTCGCCTCTCTGAACCTTACAAAGGAATCTCAGACTGTTTTGGCCGAACAAttagagaagaaggtgctttgtcTCTGTGGAGAGGAAACACAGCTAATGTCATTCGTTATTTTCCTACTCAG GCACTGAACTTTGCATTTAAGGATTATTTCAAGAGGATGTTTAACTTTAAGAAAGATAAGGATGGATACTGGAAGTGGTTTGCCGGCAATCTCGCTTCAGGTGGTGCTGCTGGTGCTTGCTCTTTGTTCTTTGTTTACTCTCTGGACTATGCCCGTACCCGTCTTGCGAATGATGCAAAAGCAGCAaagaaaggaggaggaggagcaaggCAATTTAATGGTCTTATTGATGTTTACCGGAAGACCTTACAATCCGATGGCATTGCTGGACTTTACAGAGGATTTAACATTTCCTGCGTCGGGATTATAGTGTACCGTGGTCTCTACTTTGGAATGTACGATTCATTGAAACCAGTGCTCCTTACTGGAAAGTTGCag GATAGTTTCTTTGCGAGCTTCGCATTGGGTTGGCTAATCACCAATGGAGCTGGTCTTGCATCATACCCTATTGACACGGTCAGAAGAAGAATGATGATGACCTCTGGAGAGGCCGTCAAGTACAAGAGCTCATTTGATGCTTTCTCACAAATTCTGAAGAACGAGGGCGCCAGGTCCCTGTTCAAGGGTGCTGGTGCCAACATACTACGTGCCGTCGCCGGTGCTGGTGTGCTTGCCGGTTACGACAAGCTGCAGCTGATCGTCTTTGGCAAGAAATATGGATCCGGCGGTGCTTAG
- the LOC122054178 gene encoding rho GDP-dissociation inhibitor 1-like isoform X1: MASEDTRSAAKKEENLMGKDAEEEIDSSEEERFKRQMSEAALYATEDEDDDEGNGAQGIELGPRISLKSEIEKDKDDESLRRWKEQLLGSVDLNSVGGNYNLPSINIYNL, translated from the exons ATGGCCTCCGAGGACACCAGGAGCGCTGCCAAGAAAGAAGAGAATTTGATGGGGAAAGATGCAGAGGAAGAGATCGATAGCAGTGAGGAGGAGAGGTTCAAGAGGCAGATGAGCGAGGCCGCTCTCTATGCTACAGAAGACGAGGATGATGATGAAGGCAATGGAGCTCAAGGTATTGAGTTGGGGCCAAGAATTAGCCTCAAGTCTGAGATCGAAAAAGATAAG GATGATGAGAGCCTTAGGAGGTGGAAGGAGCAGCTATTAGGAAGTGTTGATCTCAACTCAGTTGGAGGCAACTATAATCTTCCctcaataaatatatataatctgtaa
- the LOC122054178 gene encoding rho GDP-dissociation inhibitor 1-like isoform X2, whose translation MVRNNIVSGLKYTNTVRKAGIKVDKAKEMLGTFSPQLEAYTFETSEEIIPSGFFVRGSYSARMKFVDDDGKCHLVINYSFDIRREWPSSS comes from the exons ATGGTCCGCAACAACATAGTTTCTGGATTGAAGTACACTAACACAGTTCGGAAGGCCGGCATCAAGG TGGACAAAGCAAAAGAGATGCTTGGTACTTTCAGCCCTCAGCTTGAGGCATACACATTCGAAACATCAGAAGAGATCATCCCTTCTGGCTTCTTTGTTAGAGGATCATATTCTGCAAGAATGAAG TTCGTCGACGATGATGGCAAGTGTCACTTGGTGATCAACTACAGCTTTGACATCCGAAGAGAATGGCCATCGTCTAGTTGA